AAATAACGTTCAAAGCGGGACATTTTGCTTTGGACTTGCTAATCTATAGCCATGTTCGGGCGTGTCACAGCATCCAAAGCCTATCCGCCGCAACTGAATCTGCAACTGATCAGCCGCACGGAACAGGCGCAATTCGATGATTTGATGGAAAAATATCATCGCCGCGGCGCATTGCGCCGCATCGGTCACGAACTGCACTATGTAGTCAAACACGAATCGAAGTGGATTGCGTTAATAAGTTTCTCACCAGCGGCTCTTAAATCCAATGCAAGAGACCAATGGATCGGCTGGCCACAACAGTTGCGTACAGACCGACTGAGACTGATTGCGAACAATTCCCGCTTCTTAATTCTGCCCGGACACCACTACCCGAACTTGGCTACTCGCATTTTATCAGGGTGCCGAAAAAGATTGGTAACAGATTGGCAGGAGCAGTTTTCCAAACCTGTGGTGATGCTCGAGACCTTTGTCGACAGCGCGCACCACCGCGGTACCATTTACCGCGCCGATAATTGGGTGTTGGCGGGCAAAACCCTTGGCTACAAGCGCATTTACGGTGGATACAGTCAAACGCCCACAGAGTCGCATAAGTTCGTGTTTGTCAAACCTTTGCTTCGTCATGCGAGGCGCATCCTGTGTGCGCCTCAGCTGCCGGATGCCTATTGCGTAGGAGTTGAGAAGATGAATCTGAATGCAAACGATTATTGTTCGCTGTATGAGTATTTTGATGCGGTTGATGATTTTCGAAGCGAACAGGGAAAGCGCTACAGTCTTGCCTGTGTTCTTTCGCTGATTGCGGCAGCGACATTAAGCGGCGCGCGCGGTTACAAAGGGATATGGATTTGGTGTGATGGGCTGTCGCAGGCGAATCGTCGTCATTTCCGCTGTTTTTATGCAAGAGGCGAGCGTCACGTTCCATCGATCACAGTAATCCGCAACGTGATCATGAAAGTCGACCCGGAGCAGTTGCAAAAGCAGATCAATAATTTTTGCAGCAAACACTTTGGCACGAACGACAAGGAAGCGGTTGCGGTCGATGGCAAGACGCTATGCGGTTCTGGAGGTGACAATCAGCGACAGACTCCCGTAATGAATATTGTCGGTCACCAAAGCGGTCATGTGTACGCAAAAAAAGTAGGCACCTTGCCAGTGAATGGTTACGAGGAGGAAAAGCAATCGAATGAAACAATTTTTTCATCCCCACCGTCAAGCAGATGGATCTGTCGGGGCGGATGGTGTCTCGCGATGCGATGAACACGCAAGTGAAGATTGTCGAATATCCCGTTGAGCAAGGCGCTGATTATCATTTTACAGTTAAGGGAAACCAACCCACTTTGTTGGAAGACGTCACAGCTTGGTTTGAACTGGAAGGCAAAAACCGCGAACCCGACTATACCGAGCCGTATGAAAAAGGCCATGGAAGAATCACCCGCAGGCAGATCTGGATAACCGACACTTTGAATGACTATGTCAAATTCCCGCACGTCAAACTTGTCTTTGCGGTGAACAGACAAGTTCGCTACATCAAACTTGACAATCGAAACGGATTTGATGAGGATGCCTGTCAGATTCGAAGCGGGCAT
The sequence above is a segment of the Acidiferrobacterales bacterium genome. Coding sequences within it:
- a CDS encoding DUF4338 domain-containing protein, which codes for MFGRVTASKAYPPQLNLQLISRTEQAQFDDLMEKYHRRGALRRIGHELHYVVKHESKWIALISFSPAALKSNARDQWIGWPQQLRTDRLRLIANNSRFLILPGHHYPNLATRILSGCRKRLVTDWQEQFSKPVVMLETFVDSAHHRGTIYRADNWVLAGKTLGYKRIYGGYSQTPTESHKFVFVKPLLRHARRILCAPQLPDAYCVGVEKMNLNANDYCSLYEYFDAVDDFRSEQGKRYSLACVLSLIAAATLSGARGYKGIWIWCDGLSQANRRHFRCFYARGERHVPSITVIRNVIMKVDPEQLQKQINNFCSKHFGTNDKEAVAVDGKTLCGSGGDNQRQTPVMNIVGHQSGHVYAKKVGTLPVNGYEEEKQSNETIFSSPPSSRWICRGGWCLAMR